The DNA segment atataataagcaaaaagattctgtatcaaatcacacgtgtcatcactcacgtgattagcttgctgggcacctatgactagcaatggggatataaataggaataatctttatatatgaataaatactagaagaccataatacgtagcGGAATTAAGTGGAAGCATAattaaacagaacaccaagatatacgtgaaaaacccctccaatgtgaagggtaaaaaccacgaggcaaactagagataatccactatgagaataataaatatacaaatctcaatctcttgccctaaaccctagcaacaatctcaagagaataactaagatctaaggatcacgtcactgcccacaatatctaaaacctccccaagtaatcacagcaagagtctactgtagatttgatctaacctgagatagaacagtgctagatgattgagaacaacctctctacgttgtccttgtcttcttccctttctttctcttccttttctgccttggtttcctccttttctttggaatcccgtggctatctctttttctcccacgttgctgccctatttatgcctttttttgCCTCCAAAAACACAGCCACCACactcccctaatgttaattagggttaggtcaagagggggtgtgggctgtaggCTGCCCAagtccactatgggctgaatctgtgggctgccagcccaacaacctcccccttcagcccataagggaggttgtcccatgactcctcaatgtgaagccatgccgaccagttgtcggcaaatctcctgtctttcttttagtaaagtttttgtcaacatgtctgctccgttgtcatttgtgtgaattttctgaagctgcaactacttctcttcaaatacatttcgaatccagtggtatctgacatctatatgctttgacttagaatgaaacattgggttcttacacaaatggatgacactctggctgtcacaatgcaccacataattttcctatttcaaccccaattcttgtaagaattctttaatctataacatttctttgcatacctctgtagcaacaatatattctgcttctgtggtagagagagcaatacacctttgcaacctggattgccatgacatagctccccttgcaaaagtaagtacataacctgaagtagactttctcgtatctatatctcttgccacatctgcatctgtgtaacctatcaacacatgtggtccacctccaaagcttaaacaaaccttagagctccctctgagatatctaaaaatccacttcactgctgcccagtactctttgcttggatttgtaagaaatctgctagtaacaccaactgcatatacgatgtctggcctcgtacataccattgcatatattaaacttccaactgctgaagcataaggaatcttttgcattttctccttctcctcatcacttgacgaactctgttctgagcacaacttgaagtgacctgcaagaggagaaccaactggctttgcattgctcatactgaatctttccaatatcttctcgatgtatttctcctatgacaaccaaatcttcttatttttcctatcacgggaaatctgcatacctagtatttgttttgctggccccatgtccttcattacaaaagactcactcagttccttcttcaatctgtcaattttagacatatcttttccaagaataagcatgtcatcaacataaagtaagagaataataaaatcctcaccaaaccatttgatgtacacacaatgatctgaagctgttcttttgtatccattttctatcataaatgaatcaaactttctgtaccactgtcgtggagcttgctttagcccatacaagcttttcttcaatttgcagacaaagttctctttacctttaactttgaagccttctggttgctccatataaatttcctcctccaaatccccatgaaggaaagctgtcttcacatctaactgctcaaccttcaagtcctggctagcagcaatacgaagagcaacacgaatagaagacattttaacaacaggagaaaaaatctcttcaaagtcaatacctttcttttgatcaaagcctttcacaaccaatctagctttgtactttggttgagaacaatattcttgagtcttcaacctgaaaacccacttgttcttcaaagcctacattccatttggtagtagcatcaaatcataagtatggttcttctgaagagcatccatctcttcctacatagcaattctctttctgctcacttttaaatgcttcctagtaactctctggtttACCTGCATCAGtatgcatcacatactcatctgtagagtatcttctagaaggttgacgttgtttagaagatcttctcaactgaggttctgtgggaagttgctctccaacttcttcttgctcaacatgtcctgcaggtagatcaacgccaggctctacaccatcttcctgcacatctccctcatcaccctgatatactgggggaataactgggtcataatctgctaatccttctgcagaagtattggctagtgccttcttcttcaaatcttcaaaagtttgatcctcaaagaagactacatttctgcttctaaacaccttctgcttttctggatcccaaagcctataaccaaaatgatcatgtgagtaaccaagaaaaatatattcttttgtcttaccatccagcttggacctctcattatctggaacatgtgcaaatgcacgacaaccaaacactctcaaatgcttgtaggaaacatctttccctaaccatacatgctctacaacatcaccatctagggctgtacatggtgataagttgatcacatcaactgcagtcctcaaagcctcatcccaaaaccttttgggtagcttgacttgtgaaagcatacatctgatcttttccatgatggtgcggttctttctctctgcaattgcattatgctgaggtgtactaggaactgtcatctcatgttggatcccatgtgacctgcaatagtcattaaataatcctatatactcaccaccattatctgatcttatgcatttcaatttcctttttgtctccctttcaaccctggcatgaaactctttgaagacattaataacctgatctttggtcttcaaagcataagctcaaactttcctagaaaaatcatctataaaagtgacaaaataaagtgcaccacttataccaagaacatcaacagatccaccaggagtttttgtcctcaaaggaccacatacatctgtataaacacggtctaaggcatgcatttttctagacaaagcaggactagcaaatgaaactctatgttgtttacccgccaaacaatcaatacaagggtttagatgtatacctctgaggtctggtaatacctctctcttggaaagagcttgcagccccttctcgctcatgtgtcccaatcgcctatgccacaactccatgctgaagtctttttctgtaacatttaactactcaccataagctttagcttgcaacctgtacaaagtatgacatttctttccattagctataacaagagaacccttactgagcttccattgccctttatgaaatctgctatcatagtctttatcatctagccttccaattgaaattaaattcagcttcaagtcaaccacatgcctcacatccttaagcaccaacttgcaaccttggttggtctttaaatggatatcacccatgcctatgatgtctgctgtgccatagttgcccatcttgacaacaccaaaatttccagacctatatgtagcaaaaaactccctccgtggtatagcatgataagaagcacctgtgtcaatcacccacttaagatcctgacacacacaagaaaaaatatcatcagaaggagacaaaaacaAATAATCACTaccctgcattgtagttgtgatattatcttttgactctatagactccacttcttttccctttttcttgctcttcttaggttacttACAATGGtttttgtaatgtcctttctcaccacaattatagcaaataatatcttttcttgatcttgacttgcttctacccatgcgtgaattgcttctaaactttgaccttcctctgttctctgagataagtgcctgtgaatcattctgagatgttgcagaactctttcttctcaactcctcattcaacaaactgcttgttacttgactcatagtgacaacaccatatggcgcagaattactgagggaaaccactagtgtctcccaactttctggtaatgaactgagaagtaacaatgcctgcaactcatcatcaagagacattttcatagaggataactggttagtaatactttgcatttcattcaaatgtttagcaatagaagcaccctctctatattttaggtttacaagttttctgatcaaaaaagctttattgccaattgtttttctttcatagagactttccaactttttccaaagagaatatgcagaaatttcagtagaaacatggtgaaagacactatcatcaagccattgtctaataaacccaattgtttttcgatctaacctcttccactcatcatctgtcatagttgtgggttttgcactatccttctgcaaaggtccatacaaatctttgcaatacaagagatcttccattcttggttttcatatcatccaattgtttccatttaaactaatcatgcgagaaacattactagcctccatgttcaaatacaaaaattaaatcaccaaaaccccttttgctctgataccagttgatggggatataaacacgaataacctttgtatatgaacaaatactagaagaccataatacgcggcggaattaaatggaagcataatcaaacaaaataccaagatatacgtggaaaacccctccaatgtgaagggtaaaaaccacggggcaaactagagataatccactatgagaataatgaatatacaaatctcaatctcttgccctaaactttagcaataatttcaagagaattactgggatacaaggatcacgtcactgcccacaatatctaaaacctccccaaataatcacagcaagagtctactatagatttgatctaacctgagatagaacactgctagatgattgagaacagcctctctgcgttgtcattatcttcttccctttctttctcttccttttctgccttgttttcctccttttctttagaaTCCCATGGCTATCtcttcttctcccacgttgctaccctatttatgcctttttctgcctctaaaaatgcagtcaccacacccccctaatattaattagggttaggttaagagggggtgtgggctgcccaagcccactatgggctgaatctgtgggctgccagcccaacacgtGGTACGTCGGGTTTTCTATATCTTTGAAAGTGAGgacaaaaagaataaaagaatacAAGGGTATTTATGCCCACAAAATATGTTCCCACACTTATTCAACTCCGCGACCGCTTCCTGGCCCACAACCCGAACCGCTGCGAGATTCCTCGCCATTGGGAAGATCTCCTTCCGCCCAAGTATATTGGGAAGAACATCTTTATAAGAACTGCTACTTGCAGATAGAAGACCGGTGATTCCTCTCCCGCGCCTCCTCTTTCCTGTCCGGTAGGAAAGGGCAATGCCACTGCTTACCTCTCCTCTGGTGCCTGTGGGCTTCTTCTTCTGCCTCTTCGACTCCGTCACCCTCTGCCTCTCGGAGCACCGCAGTTGGTCCGAACTCTCCGACCGCTCGGCCACCTCCTGCCCTCGCAAGAACCTCGCCTACTTTCACGTCCACTACGCTGCCGTGGTGGCCGCCATCCTCCATTTGCCCAAACCGCTACCTTCGTAGCACCAGCCGCCACCAGTATTCTTTGTCATGGTGGCAGCTTCCTCTGCTATGGTCGCTTCCAGGCTCCCTGCCGCAGTTTCTCTGCCATAGCAGTCTTCGCTGCCACAGTAATCTTTGCTGCAGCAGGAGTTTTCAGCAGCTTCTACAGCCGCAGCCGCAACAATCTGTAGCAGCTGCAGTCTTCACTGTTGCAGCAATCTTCACTGCAGCAGTAGTCTTCAGCAGCTGTAGCAGCTTCTGCAGCCACAGCGATTTGCAGCTGCAGCAGTAGCTACTCTTCTCACTCATTTCCTCCCCCACTTCCTCCATCTTCCAACTACTCTTCTCACTCATTTCCTCCCCCACTTCGTCCATCTTCCAACTACTCTACTTATAGTTCTtctcctacagggcttatctccatcaatgctacaACACTAATCccttttaagttatcaaagggtggcaactatgcatcctaGCGGGCTCAATTtgctaggttacgttgatggctccttcagttgtccgccaaccatgctcaacatccctggAGAACGTAGTCCAGTAcctaatccagctcacaaactgtggctgcgtcaagatcgtctcatcctcaaaGCTATTCAAGCCTTAGTTGTTGGATTTGTCGCTCCATTGATTTCTGCATGTATGACAACTGCCAATGCGTGGTCTAAACTGCAATCAACCTTGGCGAATCATTTGCgtgctcgcaagctcagtcttctatccaagctgatgGTGACCAAACAAGAGGGAAACTATcattgattatctacaaaatatcaaagttatcatcgatgacttgactttgataggtcattccttaTATGATGAGGAGACATCATTCATACCCTAAATGGTCTTGGAgatgactacaaggaattggctgctgtaattcgggcacgcgactcaccaGTCTCCTTTAAaggactctatgacaagttgactaacTATGAGATATATTTGAAGCATGCGGACAAACTCCCCGGACCATCTATCACAACTCAAGTCAGTTATAAGTCTAAGAAGAAGAACACTAGGTACCCTCCGAACATCACCAAAGGTATTCTTGATCCTATGGGTCCCATGCAACACCCCCTTATCCTCctaacttctcgcaaagtggcaacttcAATACTCGTCCACCTAGCATCCTGCCCCTTTAAGCCACCAACGATGGGTAgtctgccaactatgtgataaaatcgaacactccgctaaagtttgtcggtctcgacCCCGCCTTCCTACTCCGTCACACTAGCCTCAAGTAAATCTCCTTACTACTCCGATGACTAGCCAGCCCAACTGGATTGTGGACTCTAGTACCTCCTATCACATCATCTCTGATCTTTAGAATTTGCCTTTCCATAATCTCTAtggtggcgatgaagatatcaacatcagtgacgaTAACGACCTTCCTATAAGTCATACTAGTTCCACAACGTTTACTTCTGATACTActacatttacactcgatgatgttttatgtgccctAATATTAAACACAACCTTATTTCTGTTTCTTAATTTTGCAAAAATAGCAATACtttaattgaattctttcctgattcctttcttgttaaggacttgagcacgggggcatccttggtccagggcccgaatagaggaaacatttacgaatggctgtcagctccacaaataacctagcccactgttcattccttCTTTGTGGCTCCAGTTGATATGTGGCatcatcgtcttggtcatccctcgtcccttaTTCAGCACAAATTACTTTCTAGTTTCTCTCTTCTTATTTCTAAATCACATAGTTCTATAATGCATTGTGATGCACGTTTTAGTAATAAAAGTTATCGACAGCCATTTGGCCCATCTTCCATTTCCACATATAAACAATTTAAAATCATTTATATAGATGTTTGGGGCCCTACCCCAATCttgtcttttgataaattcagattttatgtcatttttgtagatcacttcactaagtatacatggttatatcctcttcaccataaatttgACGTTTCGATCGTCTTTCCCACTTTTCGAAAGCTGGTCGAAAACCACTTTCAGTCTACCATCAAAatggtctactctgatggtggtggtgaatatcaagccctgacatcttatctctcagcttgtggtatcAACATCTCAAGTCTCCTTtgcatactcctcaacttgttggctccgctgaacgcaaacatcagcatatagtagaaactgggctcACACTTCTCCATCAGGTCTCTatgccttcaaacttttggaTGGAATCCTTTCAAACtatcgtctaccttattaatagaatgtCTACACTAGTCCTACAATACCAATCCCCATTTGACACATTATTTCACAAACCCTCAAACCTTCGTAAACTTAGAGTATttgattgtctatgttatccatggttgcatCCCTATACCTTTCACAAGTTAACATCACGATCTAATCCTTGTGTTTGTATAGATTACTCTTTTGAACATAATACTTTccactgctataatctccacactcacaaaatttttatatcgcgttacgttatttttgttgagtatGTCTTTCCTTTTCACAAACATACCTCTCCTACCATGCAGACCACCTCATGGTACCCGCACGTTCAAAGAAGCCAATGATCTTTCCCGAGACTACAGGAACGGAGAAAGGTTTTCTGCCACTGGTGCCGAAAGGTCCATAGCTTTTCTTGGTCCTCAGCGTCAGGTTCCTCACCAGAGTGATTCCCAATATCGTATCCACAGACCCGTCGACGCCCACAAGATACTCGTCCTCTTGCAGAGGAATCTGAACATCGAGACTTTCTGTCATCGATGGTGTTAATTAGAGGAAGATGACGAGGAGGACGAACCTCGTAGAGTTTGCCCTCGGTGCCACCGAAGCTCTCGGTGTCCCGAAGACCATTACGGGTGAAGGTGATCACGATGCTGTCGATGACCTCTCCGGCGCGAATCTTGATGTTGGTGATGCGGTAGGCAGCCCCCATATCCCATGCAGACCCTCCGTTGCCACCCCACGCTCCCACCTTGATCTCTCCCGCCTGCACGCATGCACGACACCATCACGTTATATACCACCATGCATCAAAACCTTACGACACAACTTGCGCAGCAGGAAATGGATAAAGAGAAAGAACCATTTGCAGATATGGATGTGTGTgtgcacaagaagaagaagaagatgacgatgatgatgcacGCCCTTGCTCTGGGAAGGGATGGGGGTATTTATAGCGGCTTCGTGACCTACACCCCGGGGTGTACGTGTCCACAAGTATGCCCATAACCATGTTCCTCACATCTCGTAATCGTGGTACGTCGGGCTTTCTATATCTTTGAAAGTGAGgacaaaaagaataaaagaagacaAGGGTATTTATGCCCACAAAATATGTTCCCACACTTATTCAaaataaatccattaaaattTGACTTGATGAGATTCCGCAAGTGAGAAATGTATGCCCACAAAACAGGTTCCTACACTTAGTCAAAGATAAATCCATTAAAAATTGACTTGACGGGATTCCGCGCATGTGAGATAATTATGGCCACTAAACATGTCCCCACACTTGGTCAAAAATAAATCCATTAAACATTGTCTTGATGGGATGTCGCATTTGAGGTTGTTAATGTGAATATGTCAGCTTTAATCAGCTCAAGGAAAATATTTACAATGTATAGGACGCATCATTGATACTTCTTTGCTGCTCTTTCAGCTGCAGCTTCATTGGAACGGAAGTTTTTGCCTTGGTGAACCTCCTTAATTAACAGGGCACATCAATTTGTCCTTAATTAACAATGAAAGCTCCATTGTTAGATGCTTACTATCAGAATATTTTTGTCCTGTGTTTTATCTGTCAGGTTGTCTATTTGTCAAGATCAAGCAATGATCCGTGAATGAATAGCTAAACTCAGCTTATAATGATCATATAATGATCGATGCAACAACACCTCCACCCCCTACCGTCGCAGTGGACGCTTCCGATGATTGGTCCACTCTCAATCTGCTCCGGTGATTGCGCTTGCACCGAAGTCGACAATGCACGTTTTCTCTATGCGATCTCCTAATGTGCTCTGCAGCAAATCTACTCTACCACCTCATAGATCTGATCTTTCTCTATTAGATCAAATCTCAACCATCTATGCATCTAAATTAGATCATTAGTTGGTTCTAAATTTCTCTTATTGAATCACTATATCTAATGCTCCAGCTATTGTTTCCTCATCTTA comes from the Musa acuminata AAA Group cultivar baxijiao chromosome BXJ2-8, Cavendish_Baxijiao_AAA, whole genome shotgun sequence genome and includes:
- the LOC135620358 gene encoding agglutinin alpha chain-like codes for the protein MGAAYRITNIKIRAGEVIDSIVITFTRNGLRDTESFGGTEGKLYEIPLQEDEYLVGVDGSVDTILGITLVRNLTLRTKKSYGPFGTSGRKPFSVPVVSGKIIGFFERAGTMRWSAW